Sequence from the Marinobacter antarcticus genome:
CAGCGGCACCTGAGGGCCAGGTCACCTTTAAACCGCCCCAAGAGCGGGATATACCCAACAACCAGTATGGTGACATGGTACGCCAAGGGCGCGACCTGTTCGTAAATACGCAGCAGTTGCTTGGCAAGAACGTGTTTAACGGCCAGAACTGCGTCAACTGTCACCTGGACGCCGGCCGATTGGCCAGCTCTGCACCCATGTGGGCAGCTTTTGGTATGTACCCCGCGTACCGGGGTAAAAATGACAAGGTTAATACCCTGAGTGAACGCATCCAGGGTTGTTTTACTTACTCCATGAACGGCATCCCCCCTGAGTCTGGCGATGACACTCTGGTAGCACTGGAAACCTATTTTCACTGGCTGTCAACTGGCGCGCCCATCAACCAGGCCTTGCCTGGCCGAGGCTACGCAAAGCTTGAAAAGCCGGAAGGCGGCTATGATCGGGAGCGCGGAGCCAAGCTTTACACCGCGCAATGCGCTATGTGCCACGGAGATGACGGCAGCGGCCAGCAAGTAGCAGGGCAGGTAGTTTTCCCGCCTCTATGGGGTGATGGAGCTTACAACTGGGGCGCAGGTATGCACCGTGTAAATACCGCTGCCGGCTTTATCAAAGCCAACATGCCACTGGGCAAGCCCAACTCCCTGAGTGATCAGGATGCCTGGGACCTGGCCGCTTTCGTAAACGGCCACGAACGCCCCCAGGACCCTCGCCGCCGCAGTCAGGATTCGCTGGACAGCACCGTCAAAACCTTCCACAACCATGATGGTCTCTATGGCAAGGAAGTAAACGGCAAGCGCCTGGGTGATCACGACAACTACGGAGAAAATCCCGGACTTGTCAGCAAGTAGCCCCCAGACGCCGTCAGCACTGCTAACTGACGGCGTTTTGAATTGCGTTATTACCCAAGCCCTTATACAATTCCTGCCCTCAAAACCTCCCCGAATGCTCCGGTGGTGGAATAGGTAGACACAAGAGACTTAAAATCATTTTAATTCTGGTTAAAGTTAAATAAAATCAGTAGTTTATAAGGTTCAAAAA
This genomic interval carries:
- a CDS encoding c-type cytochrome, whose protein sequence is MNLWKSSLSVVASSLSILAVSTLVNAAAPEVDYQKPLPAAPEGQVTFKPPQERDIPNNQYGDMVRQGRDLFVNTQQLLGKNVFNGQNCVNCHLDAGRLASSAPMWAAFGMYPAYRGKNDKVNTLSERIQGCFTYSMNGIPPESGDDTLVALETYFHWLSTGAPINQALPGRGYAKLEKPEGGYDRERGAKLYTAQCAMCHGDDGSGQQVAGQVVFPPLWGDGAYNWGAGMHRVNTAAGFIKANMPLGKPNSLSDQDAWDLAAFVNGHERPQDPRRRSQDSLDSTVKTFHNHDGLYGKEVNGKRLGDHDNYGENPGLVSK